One part of the Carassius gibelio isolate Cgi1373 ecotype wild population from Czech Republic chromosome B6, carGib1.2-hapl.c, whole genome shotgun sequence genome encodes these proteins:
- the LOC127960034 gene encoding uracil nucleotide/cysteinyl leukotriene receptor has translation MESPLTELPPLLSNQSMESCPPVDNTVENMIFGFYYIIVFLLALNGNSLALWIFARQRGNASPANVFLLHLAVADLFYIFVLPLRATYHLTGGHWPFGEIPCRLAGFFFYVNMYASLYFLACVAGDRYLAVVHAVRSLKVRRPRYAHIASFALWALVIVSMAPLLVTKQTAEVNGSTVCLQLYREKASQRALISLVVAFTPPFIATLSFYLLIVNSLRKGSRLEPALKLRALRTIGLVMLIYIVCFLPYHLSRATFILGYTHPDLSCQIKRGLALANRLTSSLTCLNGALDPLVYLFAAEKFRGSVRRIFCRDRSGGSAATSGDLKGTHESSVSAKSEL, from the coding sequence ATGGAGTCCCCCCTGACAGAACTTCCCCCCTTGCTGTCCAATCAGTCCATGGAGAGCTGTCCACCTGTGGACAATACGGTGGAGAACATGATTTTTGGATTCTACTACATCATAGTTTTCCTCCTGGCACTGAATGGCAATAGCCTTGCCCTGTGGATCTTCGCCCGCCAGAGAGGCAACGCTTCTCCAGCCAATGTCTTTCTGCTTCATCTCGCTGTGGCCGACCTGTTTTACATCTTTGTTTTACCCCTCAGAGCCACTTATCATTTAACCGGAGGACACTGGCCATTTGGTGAAATCCCCTGCCGTCTAGCGGGCTTCTTCTTTTATGTCAACATGTACGCCAGCTTGTACTTCCTGGCCTGTGTTGCAGGCGATAGATACCTTGCTGTAGTACACGCTGTTCGTTCCCTCAAGGTCAGGCGCCCTCGTTACGCTCACATAGCCAGTTTTGCACTATGGGCTTTGGTGATAGTGTCTATGGCACCCCTGCTGGTCACCAAGCAGACTGCAGAAGTCAATGGCTCTACTGTGTGCTTGCAGCTGTACAGAGAAAAAGCTTCACAGCGTGCTCTCATCTCTCTCGTCGTAGCCTTCACACCACCTTTTATTGCCACACTGTCTTTCTACCTGCTGATAGTGAACAGTCTGCGGAAAGGTTCAAGGCTGGAGCCGGCATTGAAACTCCGAGCTCTCCGCACCATTGGTCTGGTCATGCTCATTTACATAGTGTGTTTTTTGCCATATCACTTAAGCCGTGCAACCTTCATCCTGGGATATACGCACCCAGACCTATCCTGCCAAATCAAAAGAGGACTAGCCCTGGCTAACCGACTTACTTCCTCTCTAACCTGTCTAAACGGAGCTTTGGATCCCCTGGTCTACCTGTTTGCGGCTGAGAAGTTCAGAGGAAGCGTCCGCAGGATTTTCTGCAGGGACAGGTCGGGTGGGTCCGCCGCTACAAGCGGGGACCTGAAAGGCACACATGAGAGCTCTGTCAGCGCAAAGTCTGAGTTATAA